In Anopheles bellator chromosome 2, idAnoBellAS_SP24_06.2, whole genome shotgun sequence, the genomic stretch CCCATAGAGCGGTATCGGTCCAGCTGGTACCGTGTTTCCATTGGCCAAGGAAGCTTCCCGCTTTTCCCGGCGATCGCGGGCCCGTCGATTTTGGAACCAAATTTTTACGCGTGTATTCGTCAGCTCGAGACTGTACGCCAGCTGATTGGCCTCTTCCGAGCTGAGGTACGTGGACACTTTGTAGGCCTCCTCGAGGGCACTCAACTGGGCGGGTGTGAAGGGAACGCGCGGCAACCGTCCCGGTGTACGCTTTACTGGGCCAGTTTTTTGTGGGCCTATTCAACGAAAGCAACCATCGTAAGGATCAATAGAGTTCGCTGGACGAGCGACGAACTTGATGTTGGAATTACTTACGAGGTAGTTTCGGCGGATGGTATCGGGTGTAGTACAGCCAATCGAATGACGGTACTCCCCGACCACATCCGGGCACTGCCGGAATAAACTCCGTTACCGCAGGTTCCTTTCGTGGGAGCCCAGCGTCGCTCTCTTGGTCCATCTCTTCGTCAGCTTCGATACCGTCATCGCGTAGCCTAGATTCACTGTCAGTCACTTCGCTGTCCGGATCACTGGCGGCGCTGTCGGCGCAGCACCCGTGGCACTGGTCGATCTTTCGTCGATTTTCGTACCGCTCACCTGCGCGCGTGAGAATGTGTTCGATACTGAAATCACTTTGCCGCAAAGGGGCCACACTTTTGCAACTGGACGCGGAGGCCATCTCGACCGGCTTCTTTCCGTTCTTACACTACACTGAGCAACACCAGCTACCGATCGCATCCTTTTTATCATCTGTTAGGCCAGGATCACTGCCTCTTATATTCTCTATTCTCGACCGCCTTTCGCATGGTGCCTGCGGCCAAAGGGCCGAACGCTGGGTTGGGGTTGGCCCGGCATTATTCTATTCTCCGCCGTGATTGAATCCCTGTCCAAATGTTTACTCCTGCCGTACACGGGACAGGATCTATTTCAAAGGACTCGTTAACTCCTCCCACTTTCCCAATCATGGCGCTGGCCAGGAGTCTGTTTCCCTCTTGTCGTAATCGTTCGATCTCCTTTCGAGCGTTTTTCGTCCTTCTGCGGTTGGTTCAAGAAAACGAGGGAAAACCGGTAGAGCAATGGTGGAGTATCACCGGTAGCCAAACATCCTGCTACTCATCGAACAAGGGGAGGAAAAAAGCATAGAACAAAACGTGCCGGTTACAGCCCTCGGTGATTGATAATTAAATGACAATTTCGTAAACCAGAACTGCAAAAAGTGGAAGTACTTCacaagattaaaaaaaacgccgGCAACCGGCCCCGATGAGGAAACTTGAAATGGATTAGCACCGGGTAAAAGATTGCAGCCGGCGATAAAATAGCTTTCGCCCCAGCGAAGATGCTCCTTCAGATGTGGCTCTTTGATAAAATTGGGCAATTGCCGGTTTGCTTCCTGGGCTTaggaaataatttataataaCCATGTCGCACGAGAAGCTCAATAAAAGTATCGTATTATTAGATAATTTGCGGTGACAAATTGGGATATGGCAGGATAAGTTGGTTGGTTCCGTCTAGCGGTTTACAGTGAGCCACCTTTTCACGGACGATAAACATTAACCGACAGCACCAGGGTGCGTAAGTtcttaataaaaatattaatggcttattttgaaagaaaacgcaaacaaaaatggaactATGAAAATGACTTATATTCTCTATTCTgtgtgaaaatatttaatagACTAAAAGGTAAATGTATGTTTCATATTATACCATTTGCTGCACAAGGTCCATTTGCTGAAGGTTTCCATTTTagtaatttatttccatcaacaatcgaaaacaatgttcaaaaaaCTTCGGGGTACCTTTTGTGACTTTTTTGAGGTTCCAAAATACAAGACTGCCTACATTTATTCGATCCTTAAACTCCTTGCCTTTTATTAGCTACACCCAACACTGAGCAGTGTTGTACAAAACAGGGCGATCAACACTATCGAGCGGCAAAGAGCGAAGATACTTTATCTATGGCTCAATACTAATAAATTGATAGTTTGTTCCGGCATGTTTTGTCCACGGgcaaattttcaaaattttgacaacatttaaacgAATGCCCACCGTAACAATGACAGGTAAAAGTGCAATTGTCTATGCCATATGCCGGACAAATTGGTAAAAAATCACAACTTCGTATGCACTGAAACCTTTTAGGTAATGAGGAATGCGCAATATGATCTCATATAGAGGAATGATCTCCGAATTTTAACACTCGATATATTCGTCGAACGTAGATAAACATTGCAGAATTAACAGATGTAACAATAAATTAGCACAAATGGTACTACCTCGTTTTGTTAAATGAAGTATGTGCCGCTCCGTCGATTGGAAGTTTGGTTTCGAAATGGGATGTTCTCGAGTTAATTGTCGCCATGGAAGACGTTGTGTACCCATTTCTACATCTGGCCACATGGGTTCCATTTCTCTGATGTACCGCGAAGCTTCAACACACGCAGTGGGATACTAATTTTAATCCATATTACATAAGCGGACCGCAAAATGGTACTCGGTGCCCTGTCGATAACGGCACTGTCCAAGGATGGGAAAAGGACATTCTTTCGCCCGTAAGAAAATAGACCATACGAGAACGTGATCGTGGGGGTTATCTTTCCAGCTCTCGGCTCCCTGCGGCGAGACCTAATGCCCGGGGTTG encodes the following:
- the LOC131207494 gene encoding homeobox protein engrailed-2b; this encodes MASASSCKSVAPLRQSDFSIEHILTRAGERYENRRKIDQCHGCCADSAASDPDSEVTDSESRLRDDGIEADEEMDQESDAGLPRKEPAVTEFIPAVPGCGRGVPSFDWLYYTRYHPPKLPRPQKTGPVKRTPGRLPRVPFTPAQLSALEEAYKVSTYLSSEEANQLAYSLELTNTRVKIWFQNRRARDRREKREASLANGNTVPAGPIPLYGPYSSRKISSGTVIVQHRSHPSSPSSVECPNERHSKSPSNVDRSYSGGR